Proteins encoded together in one Microbacterium sp. zg-Y625 window:
- a CDS encoding glycoside hydrolase family 3 N-terminal domain-containing protein produces MRQPKMVEDAAAAGQAGSVLFVTDPQIANRLQKLAVERSRHGIPLIFGFDVIHGLRTIFPVPIAQAASWDPVMIEANQAVAAREARAAGIHWTFAPMVDVARDARWGRIIEGAGEDPYLGSAVAAAQVRGFQGHLGPESILAGPKHFAGYGAARGGRDYDDVEISDSELRNVYFPPFQAAIEAGAATVMSAYMDLNGVPATGNSWLLTDVLRDEFGFEGLVVSDANAVKSLETQHFAASATDAAARAVGAGLDMEMCMFDPAFANLPKAVARGILEEATIDTAVRRVLTVKFEMGLFENPYVDESLSTSVLGAAQHRDPARVAAERSAVLLKNDAVLPLDATSLGSIAVIGQLAASKRDTLGPWVFAHRTDETVTVLEGIRARVGDRVGVEHALGAGIPARAFPSMFDRQDSTVVNTPADYDDDAAIARAVEIAAAADIAVVVVGERQNQIGENASRSTLDLPGRQLEQLQRIAETGTPVVLLVMSGRPLDLRWADENVPAILQIWYPGTRGGDAVASLLFGDASPAGRLPFTWPRHVGHVPMVYSHLRTFEPDNQGRRYWDEASTPLYPFGHGLSYAAFRYDALSVDRDVLLVGDTATVSVEVTNISDRPADEVVQLYIHQRYGRSSRPLRELKGFERVTLAPGESRTVTFDLGPDELRYWSAAANAWVQDETTLDIWAGGDSTAPLATSITVAVTTEGEIR; encoded by the coding sequence GTGCGTCAGCCGAAGATGGTGGAGGATGCCGCGGCAGCGGGGCAAGCAGGTTCGGTGCTCTTCGTCACGGATCCTCAGATCGCCAATCGGCTTCAGAAGCTCGCTGTTGAACGGAGCCGTCACGGCATCCCGCTGATCTTCGGATTCGACGTCATTCACGGCCTCCGCACGATCTTTCCGGTGCCCATCGCGCAGGCGGCGTCCTGGGACCCGGTGATGATCGAGGCGAACCAGGCCGTCGCTGCGCGGGAGGCGCGGGCGGCGGGCATCCACTGGACATTCGCGCCCATGGTCGACGTCGCACGCGACGCACGGTGGGGTCGCATCATCGAGGGGGCCGGCGAGGACCCCTACCTGGGCTCAGCCGTCGCCGCCGCACAGGTGCGTGGTTTCCAGGGACACCTCGGCCCAGAGAGCATTCTGGCGGGCCCAAAGCACTTCGCGGGTTACGGGGCCGCTCGAGGCGGGCGCGACTATGACGACGTCGAGATCTCCGACTCGGAGTTGCGCAACGTCTACTTCCCGCCTTTCCAAGCGGCGATCGAGGCGGGGGCGGCGACCGTCATGAGTGCCTACATGGACCTCAACGGCGTACCTGCCACCGGCAACTCCTGGCTACTCACCGACGTCCTGCGCGACGAGTTCGGCTTCGAGGGACTCGTTGTCTCTGACGCCAACGCGGTGAAGTCGCTCGAGACCCAGCACTTCGCAGCCTCGGCGACCGATGCCGCGGCACGAGCGGTCGGTGCGGGACTGGACATGGAGATGTGCATGTTCGATCCGGCATTCGCGAACCTGCCTAAAGCCGTCGCGCGCGGAATCCTCGAAGAGGCGACCATCGACACGGCGGTGCGGCGCGTGTTGACGGTGAAGTTCGAAATGGGCTTGTTCGAAAACCCCTACGTCGACGAGTCTCTCTCCACCTCGGTGCTCGGCGCTGCACAGCACCGCGATCCCGCGAGGGTTGCCGCAGAACGCTCGGCCGTCCTGCTGAAGAATGACGCCGTACTCCCGCTGGATGCCACTAGTCTGGGGTCGATTGCGGTGATCGGCCAGCTGGCGGCCAGCAAGCGCGACACCCTGGGGCCCTGGGTGTTCGCCCACCGCACGGACGAAACCGTCACGGTCCTCGAGGGCATCCGTGCGCGTGTCGGCGATCGCGTGGGGGTCGAGCATGCGCTGGGCGCCGGCATCCCGGCCCGAGCGTTCCCTTCGATGTTCGACCGCCAGGATTCGACCGTCGTCAACACGCCAGCCGACTACGACGATGACGCGGCGATCGCCCGTGCGGTCGAGATCGCTGCGGCGGCCGACATTGCAGTCGTGGTCGTCGGAGAGCGCCAGAACCAGATCGGCGAGAACGCGTCGAGGTCGACTCTTGACCTTCCGGGTCGCCAGCTGGAGCAGCTGCAGCGCATAGCCGAGACTGGCACACCCGTCGTCTTGCTCGTCATGTCGGGCCGTCCGCTCGATCTGCGCTGGGCGGATGAGAACGTGCCGGCAATCCTTCAGATCTGGTACCCGGGCACGCGGGGCGGCGATGCGGTCGCCTCTTTGCTGTTCGGCGATGCCTCTCCCGCCGGGCGGTTGCCCTTCACCTGGCCGCGCCACGTCGGACACGTGCCGATGGTCTACTCGCATTTGCGGACCTTCGAGCCGGACAACCAGGGGCGGCGCTACTGGGATGAGGCGTCCACGCCGCTGTATCCGTTCGGTCACGGGCTGAGCTACGCGGCCTTTCGCTATGACGCACTGTCCGTCGACCGAGACGTGCTTCTCGTCGGCGACACGGCCACCGTCTCCGTCGAGGTCACCAACATCTCCGACCGCCCAGCGGACGAGGTCGTGCAGCTCTACATTCATCAGCGGTATGGCCGCTCATCCCGTCCGCTGCGCGAGCTGAAGGGATTTGAGCGGGTCACGCTTGCGCCAGGCGAGTCCCGCACGGTCACCTTCGACCTCGGCCCGGACGAGCTCCGCTACTGGAGCGCCGCAGCGAATGCGTGGGTTCAAGACGAGACCACCCTCGACATCTGGGCGGGTGGTGACTCGACGGCACCGCTGGCTACATCGATCACCGTCGCCGTCACCACTGAAGGAGAAATCAGATGA
- a CDS encoding glycoside hydrolase family 2 TIM barrel-domain containing protein — protein MTTTLFTDDWTFRREGEPTSAVVRLPHDAMVGETRSSDAATGNHGGYFPGGAYVYTKTWLVPDDIADRSYSLFFEGVYGTTRVVLDGREVGRCDSGYREFTVPLDGLGPGDTATIEVHVDNSDVPNSRWYTGSGIYRPVWLEASGALRIARNGVHVITRSIATAADVEVLVRLEGKAPPSATVSVEFAHADGVVAQRVTSTPTGGTVTVPVRVPDAHPWSAESPELYDVRVDLAVNGETVDRQIIRTGLRTVQVDARRGLRINGEPVLLRGACVHHDSGILGAATFAASEYRRARLLKAAGFNAIRSSHNPLSRALLDACDELGLYVMDELTDVWLTHKTPHDAADRFEQTWEADAASMIAKDRNRPSVIMYSIGNEIAETAKPGGVDAARRINRYFAANDPTRPTTLAVNLLLNLMSSRGASAFEREEYTGDKKASKPKRRQATSSAANMVTARLGSIMNIVSRLPAADRASCEAFAAVGVAGYNYAYGRYVSDRRKYPERVIVGSESMPGDLPAIWKRVTKVPGVIGDFMWTGWDYLGEAGIGVWSYGSESGSINKPYPALVAGPGAFDITGIPGAPALLASAVWDAADAPGIAVRPLDIAGRRANKSPWRASDAISSWSWRGLSGKAQIEVYSADDEVELRLNGRSLGRKKTGLRAAYTARFRTVYEPGELVAIGYRNGQETGRATLRSANTPALRLRSESIALAGADDLAYVWIELADEHGTVDSHATDTVTVAVTGAGTLVGLGSAAPSTEESFTDREHSTHRGRALAIVRGTAESGEITLAVESKRHGAAILTLRNEAIVTAEPGTPGKVHAWPTP, from the coding sequence ATGACCACCACGCTCTTCACCGACGATTGGACCTTCCGCCGCGAGGGTGAACCGACGTCAGCGGTCGTGCGACTCCCGCACGACGCCATGGTCGGCGAAACCCGCTCGAGCGACGCGGCGACCGGTAATCACGGCGGCTACTTCCCGGGCGGGGCTTACGTCTACACGAAGACATGGCTGGTCCCGGACGACATCGCAGATCGGTCATACTCGTTGTTCTTCGAGGGCGTCTACGGCACCACGCGCGTCGTGCTCGACGGACGGGAGGTCGGGCGTTGCGACAGCGGCTACCGGGAGTTCACCGTGCCGCTCGACGGCCTCGGCCCGGGCGACACGGCAACCATCGAGGTGCACGTCGACAACTCCGACGTCCCGAACAGCCGGTGGTATACCGGCTCAGGGATCTACCGGCCCGTCTGGCTGGAGGCATCGGGCGCGCTGCGGATCGCACGCAACGGCGTGCATGTCATCACCCGGTCGATCGCCACCGCAGCCGACGTTGAGGTCCTCGTCCGGCTCGAGGGGAAAGCGCCACCGAGCGCGACCGTCTCGGTCGAGTTCGCCCACGCCGACGGTGTCGTGGCGCAGAGGGTGACGTCGACGCCGACGGGCGGTACCGTGACCGTGCCGGTGCGCGTCCCAGATGCGCACCCGTGGTCAGCCGAATCGCCGGAACTCTACGACGTCCGGGTGGACCTGGCAGTCAACGGAGAAACCGTCGACCGTCAGATAATCCGCACAGGCCTGCGCACGGTGCAGGTCGATGCCCGCCGCGGTCTGCGCATCAACGGCGAGCCCGTGCTGCTGCGTGGAGCCTGCGTGCACCACGACAGCGGCATCCTGGGCGCCGCAACCTTCGCCGCCTCCGAGTACCGCCGCGCGCGCCTGCTCAAAGCAGCCGGCTTCAACGCGATCCGCAGCTCCCACAACCCGCTCTCCCGCGCCCTTCTCGACGCCTGCGACGAACTCGGCCTCTACGTGATGGACGAGCTCACGGATGTCTGGCTTACGCACAAGACACCGCACGACGCTGCTGACCGCTTCGAGCAGACCTGGGAGGCGGACGCCGCGTCGATGATCGCAAAAGACCGCAACCGGCCCTCGGTGATCATGTACTCCATCGGCAATGAGATCGCCGAGACCGCGAAGCCCGGCGGTGTGGACGCCGCGCGGCGGATCAACCGCTACTTCGCCGCGAACGATCCCACCCGACCCACGACGCTCGCAGTCAACCTGCTGCTCAACCTCATGTCCAGCCGAGGCGCCTCCGCGTTCGAACGCGAGGAGTACACGGGCGACAAGAAGGCGAGCAAGCCCAAGAGGAGACAAGCGACCAGCTCGGCGGCGAACATGGTGACGGCCCGGCTCGGCAGCATCATGAACATCGTCTCCCGCCTCCCCGCGGCTGACCGCGCCAGCTGCGAGGCGTTCGCGGCGGTCGGCGTGGCCGGTTACAACTATGCGTACGGGCGCTACGTATCTGACCGCAGGAAATATCCCGAGCGTGTCATCGTGGGCAGTGAGTCCATGCCCGGAGACCTTCCGGCGATCTGGAAGCGCGTGACGAAGGTGCCCGGCGTCATCGGCGACTTCATGTGGACCGGATGGGACTACCTCGGCGAGGCCGGCATCGGCGTGTGGAGCTATGGATCCGAGTCAGGCAGCATCAACAAGCCCTACCCGGCGTTGGTCGCAGGTCCGGGCGCGTTCGACATCACCGGCATCCCCGGCGCCCCCGCTCTGCTCGCATCCGCGGTGTGGGATGCCGCAGACGCTCCGGGGATCGCGGTGCGACCCCTCGACATCGCCGGGAGACGCGCGAACAAGAGCCCCTGGCGCGCAAGCGATGCGATCTCCAGCTGGTCCTGGCGGGGGCTTTCCGGGAAGGCGCAGATCGAGGTCTACTCGGCCGACGATGAGGTCGAACTGCGCCTGAACGGTCGTTCTCTGGGTCGGAAGAAGACCGGGCTCCGGGCGGCCTACACCGCGCGGTTCCGCACGGTGTATGAACCGGGTGAACTGGTCGCGATCGGGTACCGCAACGGGCAGGAGACCGGCCGCGCCACACTCCGCTCCGCCAACACGCCCGCCCTCCGGCTCCGGAGCGAGTCCATCGCCCTGGCCGGCGCGGACGACCTCGCCTACGTGTGGATCGAGCTTGCCGACGAGCACGGCACAGTCGACTCCCACGCGACCGACACAGTGACCGTCGCTGTCACCGGGGCAGGGACGCTCGTGGGCCTCGGCAGCGCCGCGCCGAGCACCGAGGAATCCTTCACGGACCGCGAGCACAGCACACACCGCGGCCGCGCGCTGGCGATCGTTCGTGGCACAGCGGAATCGGGCGAGATCACCCTCGCCGTGGAGTCGAAACGCCACGGCGCGGCGATCCTCACCCTCCGCAACGAAGCCATCGTCACCGCCGAACCCGGCACGCCAGGAAAGGTCCACGCATGGCCGACACCGTAA
- a CDS encoding TetR/AcrR family transcriptional regulator, which translates to MSTRAERGPYAKSAQRRAVIARAALAVIEEWGHIELTMSQVAAVAGLSERSLFYHFPTRDHVLVAALELSDTLTTDDVGSRDDSQLGDADQVVSVLARLDAQHEWKVRLVVYLSARAQEPEHPAHAYFMTHNAAAIQGFANMLRHRQHRGLAHPDLEPEAVARRFVALWDGLQALWLVSPTFDLADEILASFRQLSGQNVMEAKRAFERAIAES; encoded by the coding sequence ATGAGCACACGGGCGGAACGTGGACCGTACGCGAAGTCTGCGCAACGGCGGGCTGTGATCGCGAGAGCCGCTCTTGCTGTCATTGAGGAGTGGGGCCACATCGAGCTGACGATGTCGCAGGTGGCAGCCGTGGCAGGCCTCAGTGAGCGTTCCCTGTTTTATCACTTCCCGACGAGGGACCACGTGCTCGTCGCGGCGCTCGAACTGTCGGACACGCTCACCACCGACGACGTGGGAAGTCGCGACGACAGCCAACTGGGCGACGCCGACCAGGTCGTATCCGTGCTGGCGCGTCTTGACGCGCAACACGAATGGAAAGTTCGCCTGGTCGTCTATTTGAGCGCACGCGCGCAGGAACCGGAGCATCCAGCGCACGCATACTTCATGACTCACAACGCCGCCGCGATCCAGGGTTTCGCGAACATGCTCCGCCACCGCCAGCATCGCGGTCTCGCCCACCCGGACCTCGAGCCGGAGGCTGTGGCGCGACGATTCGTCGCCCTATGGGACGGTTTGCAAGCTCTGTGGCTCGTCAGTCCGACCTTCGATCTGGCGGACGAGATTCTTGCCTCGTTTCGACAACTGAGTGGACAGAATGTCATGGAGGCCAAGCGCGCCTTTGAGCGGGCGATCGCCGAGAGTTGA
- a CDS encoding glycoside hydrolase family 1 protein, with product MSTFPPTFLWGASTSPHQIEGNNVNSDWWAREGLVPGMEPSGDANDSYHRYREDMEMLAGAGLTSYRFGIEWARIEPRPGQFSNAELAHYRRMIDTALELDLTPVVTLHHFSNPRWFAEEGGWLSPTATERFAAYVTKASEILDGVKWVITINEPNMMAMMVMLQEAMRAGQLSQWQSPTVEGESDRDRIAAALPVPTPEYARPFIAAHLAARAIIRKRTDAKVGWSIANGALYSTPENAAKLMEVRHSGEDLYLEASVGDDFIGVQAYSAQEVDANGLVPHPEHPDNTITGAAYRPDALGTAVRHAAAVTGLPVLVTENGIAATDDTRRIAYTTEALRHLESAIKDGIDVRGYLHWSLLDNYEWGHWGPTFGLVAVDRATFVRTPKPSLAWLGSVARTHGDSLGTA from the coding sequence ATGAGTACCTTCCCTCCGACGTTCTTGTGGGGAGCGTCGACGTCGCCGCACCAGATCGAAGGCAACAACGTCAACAGTGACTGGTGGGCTCGTGAGGGGCTCGTGCCAGGCATGGAACCCAGCGGTGACGCCAACGACAGCTACCACCGGTATCGCGAAGATATGGAGATGCTCGCGGGTGCCGGACTGACCTCGTATCGGTTCGGTATCGAGTGGGCTCGCATTGAACCGCGACCCGGCCAGTTCTCCAACGCCGAACTCGCACACTACCGACGCATGATCGACACCGCTCTCGAGCTCGACCTGACACCGGTGGTAACCCTCCATCACTTCTCCAACCCGCGCTGGTTCGCCGAGGAGGGCGGATGGCTATCGCCGACGGCGACCGAACGGTTCGCCGCGTATGTCACGAAGGCGAGCGAGATCCTGGACGGCGTCAAGTGGGTCATCACAATCAACGAGCCCAACATGATGGCAATGATGGTCATGCTGCAAGAAGCGATGCGCGCCGGGCAGCTATCGCAATGGCAGAGCCCGACGGTAGAGGGCGAGTCTGACCGCGACCGGATCGCCGCCGCCCTCCCCGTACCCACGCCGGAGTATGCGCGCCCCTTCATCGCCGCCCACCTCGCGGCCCGCGCGATCATCCGCAAGCGCACTGATGCCAAGGTGGGCTGGTCCATCGCCAATGGCGCGCTCTACTCCACTCCGGAGAACGCCGCCAAGCTCATGGAGGTGAGGCACAGCGGGGAGGATCTCTACCTCGAGGCCTCGGTCGGCGATGACTTCATCGGTGTGCAGGCGTACTCCGCACAGGAGGTCGACGCGAACGGTCTCGTCCCTCATCCGGAGCACCCGGATAACACCATCACGGGTGCCGCATACCGTCCGGACGCGCTCGGTACAGCGGTGCGCCACGCCGCTGCGGTCACCGGGCTCCCCGTGTTGGTGACCGAGAACGGGATCGCCGCTACGGACGACACGCGCCGGATCGCCTACACGACGGAGGCGCTGCGGCACCTCGAGTCGGCGATCAAGGACGGCATCGATGTGCGCGGATACCTGCACTGGTCACTGCTCGACAACTACGAGTGGGGGCATTGGGGCCCGACGTTCGGCCTCGTCGCCGTTGATCGAGCAACGTTCGTGCGTACCCCGAAACCGAGCCTCGCCTGGCTCGGATCCGTCGCCCGAACCCACGGTGACTCGTTGGGAACAGCCTGA
- a CDS encoding dipeptide/oligopeptide/nickel ABC transporter permease/ATP-binding protein, with translation MTVYDTETVVVADESSAKKRAGAFARLVRKPAGLGALVVILGIVLLGMLAPVLSSHNPNFSSLALVNAPPGTGGYILGGDQYGRDIWARVLASINVSVISALIGAGVAIIIGTVFGLIAGYVGKRVDATMSWIFNLLMTFPALVLVIVLSPVTGGTYQAMMLIFGIFLAPGIFRLVRNAVVGVRNELYVDAAKVAGLSNWRILSRHIFYVVRGPVIIAAAFMASTAIGVQAGLAFLGLGSTQIPSFGSMTNDAFANIYAFPLQFLWPSLSLALLTGSLVLLGNAYRDVLAGPQTSMKRRRRLTSETVAAVTQVTATRPHADTRGGLLAVRNLWVNYPQPDGSEKSVVKGISLDVSPGEIVGLVGESGSGKTQTAFATLGLLPKDARVHADEMTIAGEDLLGKDSRGMRRVRGSVISYIPQEPMSNLDPSFTVGSQLVEGLRAGMSRKEAKETVLQLLARVGIPDPHATFHSYPHQISGGMAQRVLIAGAVATRPKLLIADEATTALDVTVQAEILDLLRDLQGELGMGVLLVTHNFGVIADLADRVIVMRNGEVVESGDVRSIFRNPAHDYTKELVGSILDEATVRSDPPAPASDVKEDSP, from the coding sequence ATGACCGTCTACGACACCGAAACCGTGGTCGTCGCCGACGAATCCTCGGCAAAGAAGCGGGCCGGCGCCTTCGCGCGGCTCGTCCGCAAGCCTGCCGGTCTTGGTGCACTCGTCGTCATCCTCGGCATCGTCCTGCTGGGGATGCTCGCCCCCGTGCTGAGTTCCCACAACCCGAACTTCAGCTCACTTGCGCTGGTCAACGCGCCGCCGGGAACGGGCGGTTACATCCTCGGCGGCGACCAGTACGGGCGTGACATCTGGGCGCGAGTGCTCGCATCCATCAATGTCTCCGTCATCTCGGCTCTGATCGGTGCGGGCGTGGCTATCATCATCGGCACGGTGTTCGGCCTGATCGCGGGTTATGTGGGCAAGCGCGTAGACGCGACGATGTCGTGGATCTTCAACCTCCTCATGACCTTTCCCGCACTCGTGCTCGTCATCGTGCTGTCTCCTGTGACCGGCGGCACTTACCAGGCAATGATGCTCATCTTCGGCATCTTCCTTGCGCCGGGAATCTTCCGCCTCGTGCGCAACGCGGTGGTCGGCGTACGCAACGAGCTATATGTGGACGCGGCGAAGGTCGCTGGCCTGAGCAATTGGCGCATCCTGAGCCGTCATATCTTCTACGTGGTACGCGGACCGGTGATCATCGCAGCGGCATTCATGGCCAGCACCGCCATCGGGGTGCAGGCCGGTCTGGCGTTCCTCGGGCTCGGTTCCACACAGATTCCGAGCTTCGGCTCTATGACGAACGATGCCTTCGCCAACATCTATGCCTTCCCCCTTCAATTCCTATGGCCGTCACTGTCGCTAGCCCTGCTCACCGGAAGCCTCGTACTCCTCGGTAACGCTTATCGGGACGTCCTCGCCGGTCCCCAGACCTCCATGAAGCGCCGCCGCCGACTCACGTCTGAGACCGTTGCCGCAGTCACCCAGGTCACGGCGACCCGGCCGCATGCGGATACGCGGGGCGGGCTCCTCGCCGTGCGCAACCTCTGGGTGAACTACCCGCAACCCGACGGCAGCGAGAAGAGCGTAGTGAAGGGGATTTCTCTTGACGTGAGTCCCGGGGAGATCGTCGGCCTCGTGGGCGAATCGGGCTCAGGCAAGACACAGACCGCCTTCGCCACGCTCGGCCTGCTCCCGAAGGACGCCCGCGTCCATGCCGACGAAATGACCATCGCGGGTGAGGACCTTCTAGGCAAAGACTCCCGCGGCATGCGACGTGTACGCGGCAGCGTGATCTCCTACATTCCCCAGGAACCGATGTCAAACCTCGATCCGTCATTCACCGTCGGAAGCCAACTCGTGGAAGGCCTGCGTGCCGGTATGTCACGCAAGGAGGCCAAAGAGACGGTCCTGCAGCTGCTCGCGCGGGTGGGTATCCCGGACCCTCATGCGACGTTCCACTCCTACCCGCATCAGATCTCCGGAGGCATGGCCCAGCGGGTACTCATCGCTGGAGCAGTCGCCACGCGTCCCAAACTCCTCATCGCGGACGAGGCCACAACCGCGCTGGATGTCACTGTGCAGGCTGAAATCCTCGATCTGCTGCGTGACCTCCAGGGTGAACTGGGGATGGGCGTCCTACTGGTTACGCACAACTTCGGCGTCATCGCCGATCTCGCCGATCGCGTCATCGTCATGCGCAACGGCGAGGTCGTCGAAAGCGGCGACGTCCGTTCGATCTTCCGCAATCCCGCGCACGATTACACGAAGGAGTTGGTCGGCTCCATCCTCGATGAGGCCACGGTGCGCAGCGACCCACCCGCCCCGGCCTCAGACGTGAAGGAGGACTCGCCGTGA
- a CDS encoding ATP-binding cassette domain-containing protein, whose protein sequence is MTNLLAVSDLRLRYPGRGFRTRSPEVLKGVSLGIAPGETLGLVGESGSGKTTIGRAILGLATPTGGTITFGGSDITHLATRARRRYARDIQVVFQDPYTSLNPALQIADILSEPLIAQGVDAKEASRKVLQLLDRVGLPANAAQRYPREFSGGQRQRVAIARALALSPKLIVCDEPVSALDLTTQARVLDLFIELQRETGVAYLFITHDISVVRHISHRVAVMYRGEIVETGPTGSVTDEPQHEYTKSLLLAAPVADPDRQKARRETRRALRLASLET, encoded by the coding sequence GTGACGAATCTGTTGGCCGTTTCGGACCTGCGGTTGCGGTACCCCGGCAGAGGATTCCGCACTCGTTCCCCCGAGGTGTTGAAGGGCGTGTCGCTCGGGATCGCGCCGGGCGAGACACTCGGCCTCGTCGGTGAGTCGGGCTCCGGCAAGACCACCATAGGACGGGCCATCCTAGGGCTTGCGACTCCGACGGGCGGGACCATCACATTCGGGGGCAGCGACATCACTCATTTGGCCACCCGCGCCCGACGCCGCTACGCCCGTGATATCCAAGTGGTCTTCCAGGACCCCTATACGTCGCTGAACCCCGCCTTGCAGATCGCTGACATCCTCTCGGAACCACTGATTGCCCAAGGGGTAGATGCAAAAGAAGCGAGCCGGAAGGTCCTTCAGCTCCTTGACCGGGTCGGGCTCCCAGCGAACGCCGCGCAGCGCTATCCGCGAGAGTTCAGCGGCGGTCAGCGACAGCGGGTGGCCATTGCGCGTGCGCTGGCGTTGAGCCCCAAGCTCATCGTGTGCGACGAACCCGTGTCAGCCCTTGATCTGACGACGCAAGCGCGTGTGCTCGATCTATTCATCGAGTTGCAGCGCGAGACCGGCGTCGCTTACCTCTTCATCACCCATGACATCTCGGTCGTCCGTCACATCAGCCACCGAGTCGCGGTCATGTATCGCGGCGAAATCGTCGAGACCGGGCCTACCGGGAGCGTGACGGACGAGCCGCAGCACGAGTACACCAAGAGCCTGCTGCTCGCGGCGCCGGTCGCGGATCCGGACCGTCAGAAGGCCCGTAGAGAGACGAGGCGCGCCCTCCGGCTCGCATCACTGGAGACATGA
- a CDS encoding MFS transporter — protein MNESPSTPPGTDALPSPTSASMDGAAAIGEGILTPTDSLVARARVSAGYIWLLVLATLGSYAALVAPIGISLSLRVQELAPENTEWLGYVVGAGAIAATISQPLVGMWSDRTRSGLGRRRPFAIGGTLLGLTGLALMAVAPSVPLLAAAWVVTQLGWATVLSMLLLSQADRLPEEQRGKVAGLSGFTTMIASVLGVGIASAFIGNNFLVFLVPGALGAVGIALWVILVKEPSSRDIVVANKLTVVGALRDMGFNPKRYPDFAWNWFGRLFFNFGVTFATTFTTLFFASRLSEGGRVADIGGIIVILSLFGVLSAAGGAMLGGFLSDKVKRRRIFVLLAGIAFTAGALMMAFGGSDVVVLFTGSIVANIGLGVFSAVDQAIVLDVLPERDTNAGRFIGINGYSSSIAQGLAPIAAAPLLLIGVTGADKNYGLVLVIAAACTLIGGTVVMLKVRGTK, from the coding sequence ATGAATGAGTCGCCGTCCACCCCACCAGGAACCGATGCGCTGCCGTCACCGACGTCCGCGTCGATGGACGGAGCCGCCGCCATCGGGGAGGGGATACTGACACCCACCGACTCACTCGTCGCCCGCGCCCGCGTCAGCGCCGGGTACATCTGGCTGCTGGTGCTCGCGACGCTCGGCTCGTACGCGGCGCTCGTGGCGCCCATCGGCATCTCCCTCTCGCTCCGGGTGCAGGAACTCGCGCCGGAAAACACCGAGTGGTTGGGCTACGTCGTCGGCGCCGGCGCCATTGCGGCGACGATCTCTCAGCCGCTCGTCGGCATGTGGAGTGACCGTACCCGCTCCGGGCTCGGACGCCGCCGGCCGTTTGCGATCGGTGGCACCCTGCTCGGTCTGACGGGGCTCGCTCTGATGGCCGTGGCGCCGAGCGTGCCCCTGCTCGCCGCCGCGTGGGTCGTCACCCAGCTCGGCTGGGCCACCGTGCTCAGCATGCTTCTGCTGTCGCAGGCCGACCGGCTCCCCGAGGAGCAGCGGGGGAAGGTCGCCGGGCTCAGCGGCTTCACGACGATGATCGCCTCGGTACTGGGCGTCGGGATCGCCAGCGCATTCATCGGCAACAACTTCCTGGTCTTCCTCGTCCCCGGGGCCTTGGGCGCGGTGGGCATCGCACTGTGGGTCATCCTCGTGAAGGAGCCGAGCAGCCGCGACATCGTCGTAGCGAACAAGCTGACCGTAGTGGGAGCGCTTCGCGACATGGGGTTCAACCCCAAGCGTTACCCTGACTTCGCGTGGAACTGGTTCGGACGACTGTTCTTCAATTTCGGCGTGACATTCGCGACGACCTTCACCACCCTCTTCTTCGCGTCGCGCCTCAGCGAGGGAGGGCGCGTCGCTGACATCGGCGGCATCATCGTGATCCTGTCGCTCTTCGGTGTTCTCTCCGCCGCGGGTGGCGCCATGCTCGGTGGCTTCCTGTCCGACAAGGTCAAGCGCCGCCGCATCTTCGTGCTGCTGGCCGGGATCGCCTTCACCGCCGGCGCGCTCATGATGGCCTTCGGTGGTTCTGACGTCGTGGTGCTCTTCACCGGATCGATCGTCGCCAACATCGGCTTGGGCGTCTTCTCCGCCGTCGACCAGGCGATCGTGCTCGATGTGCTCCCCGAGCGTGACACCAATGCAGGACGCTTCATAGGGATCAACGGGTACTCGAGCTCGATCGCGCAGGGCCTTGCGCCGATCGCCGCCGCTCCGCTCCTGCTGATCGGTGTCACCGGTGCTGACAAGAACTATGGACTGGTGCTGGTCATCGCGGCGGCATGCACGCTCATCGGAGGCACAGTCGTGATGCTCAAGGTTCGCGGCACCAAGTAG